A genomic segment from Carassius auratus strain Wakin chromosome 25, ASM336829v1, whole genome shotgun sequence encodes:
- the LOC113043694 gene encoding A-kinase anchor protein 13-like isoform X2 — MCLCRQTFNLICHTFRPVHSLATLHQGCLRCVVGFYRRGRSLKIKNTGGLVEEKEKDKNKERERDAKDKEKRASNGHLFTAVMAVPTIPCQQCNKSINTRDAFLCTSCNAQVHKGCRESLPVCAKVKMKQKQQQTVPDSASTPGVTLRSKTLPARDRPWSAISIPDDQPAPLAPPRKSPSSVMSFNSNPLSKSMSINNIAGPMEDTPLKNLKFLSQSTDSLHKTCKVSESTESLTDEGTEMMDSQLMGEFEADVKDLEADSWSFTVDKKFLKPLKKDVIKRQDVIYELIQTEMHHVRTLKIMADVYSKGLLREVQLEAQTVEKMFPMLDDVLDLHTQFFSQLLERKKESGSHEEGGFVIRRIGDVLVSQFSGSSAERMKKVYGKFCSRHNEAVNFYKELHTKDKRFQAFIKKKMSSPVVRRLSIPECILLVTQRITKYPVLLQRILQHTNENEEDHADVTQGLKLVKEVIAAVDNKVNEHEKKKKLKEVYSRTDSKSIMRMKSGQMFAREDLLRGQKLIHDGQLQLKNSAGRLKDVQALLLRDVIVFLQEKDQKYIFASLDQRSTVISLQKLIVREVANEEKGLFLITAGIEKPEMVEVYTSSKEERNTWMQLIQEAMQSILSISSREGDDDEGVPSENEEDRRLQEIKVKELRDQLHKRDEQILTLLEEKVKLFRDMCDCGLPDETILRNRMLFRATPDDITKGEPIMKEALKEVETLQVLVNDSLGAAVQDGVCAAGPVTLPRRAETFGGFDSHQMNISKSKDGDREETEDSAELRRTESDSVLKKASNANPLLLLKRNNEQVLQSVAQLHDLLNTLQAVVIQQDTFIEDQRHALSERPLPSSRHPSVSSLNSISSSSSSRPSSLIEQEKQRSLEKQRQEVASLQKQQAAHAEERRRREKEWEVRERELAQRESQLQTQEDETQRRWKELEEDKQDLQSKKEEYQRDLARLRDSQKRLEREREQVQREAEQIRQMEELRKNRTPSSMSEDSSKFQSTDSLEPDPSEVELSSSPSARDFLSRMDSKRKGKNLNPFSSNSSQKGQNSEAQSQIPSRLLQLAKSKEKKDKKKKKGKGQQSQAADSPSTVVPGSTPDGEIFFC, encoded by the exons gtTGCAATGCACAGGTACACAAAGGCTGCAGAGAGAGTCTTCCTGTTTGTGCCAAGGTCAAAATGAAG CAAAAACAGCAGCAGACCGTTCCAGATTCTGCTTCAACGCCTGGTGTCACGCTTAGAAGTAAAA CCCTGCCTGCACGGGATCGTCCGTGGTCTGCGATCTCCATTCCTGATGATCAACCCGCCCCTCTCGCCCCTCCTCGGAAAAGCCCCAGCAGTGTCATGTCTTTCAACAGTAACCCGCTGTCCAAGAGCATGTCCATTAATAACATTGCAGG ACCAATGGAAGACACTCCTCTAAAGAATCTGAAGTTTCTGTCCCAATCGACCGACTCTCTTCACAAGACCTGTAAAGTCAGTGAGTCCACAGAATCTCTTACTGATGAGG GTACAGAGATGATGGACAGTCAGTTGATGGGAGAGTTTGAAGCTGATGTCAAAGATCTGGAAGCAGATTCATGGAGTTTTACGGTGGACAAGAAATTCCTGAAACCACTTAAAAAGGATGTGATCAAGAGGCAAGATGTCATCTATG AACTCATCCAGACAGAAATGCACCATGTGAGGACCTTGAAGATCATGGCTGATGTTTACAGTAAAGGGCTACTTAGAGAGGTTCAACTGGAGGCCCAGACTGTAGAGAAGATGTTCCCCATGTTAGATGACGTTCTGGACTTGCACACACAGTTCTTCTCACAGCTTCTCGAAAGGAAGAAAGAGTCAGGCAGCCATGAAGAGGGTGGCTTTGTTATCCGAAGGATTGGTGATGTGCTGGTCTCTCAG TTCTCAGGTTCCAGTGCCGAAAGAATGAAGAAGGTCTATGGGAAGTTCTGCAGCAGACACAATGAAGCTGTGAACTTCTACAAGGAGCTTCACACCAAAGACAAACGTTTTCAAGCCTTCATTAAG AAAAAGATGAGCAGCCCAGTTGTCCGACGGCTAAGCATTCCTGAGTGTATATTGTTAGTCACACAACGAATAACAAAGTATCCTGTCTTACTACAGAGAATACTGCAGCACACGAATG AAAATGAAGAAGACCATGCAGATGTAACCCAGGGTCTGAAGTTGGTGAAGGAAGTGATTGCTGCCGTGGACAATAAAGTGAATGAGCATGAGAAGAAAAAGAAGCTAAAGGAAGTGTACAGCAGGACAGACAGCAAGTCTATTATGAGGATGAAAAGCGGGCAGATGTTTGCCAGGGAGGATCTGTTACGTGGGCAGAAGTTAATTCACGATGGGCAACTGCAGCTCAAGAATTCTGCGGGCAGACTCAAGG ATGTCCAGGCTTTGCTGCTGAGGGACGTGATTGTGTTCCTTCAGGAGAAAGACCAGAAATATATTTTCGCATCCTTg GACCAGCGCTCCACTGTCATCTCCCTGCAGAAACTCATTGTGAGGGAAGTAGCCAATGAGGAGAAAGGATTGTTCCTGATAACGGCAGGCATTGAGAAGCCTGAGATGGTAGAAGTATACACCAGCTCCAAGGAGGAGAGGAACACATGGATGCAGCTCATTCAGGAGGCCATGCAGTCAAT ACTCTCGATTTCCTCCAGGGagggtgatgatgatgaaggtgtgCCTAGTGAAAACGAAGAGGACAGAAGACTTCAAGAAATCAAAGTAAAGGAGTTGAGAG ATCAGCTGCATAAGAGGGATGAGCAGATCTTGACATTACTGGAGGAGAAAGTGAAGTTGTTCAGGGACATGTGTGACTGTGGCTTACCAGACGAGACCATCCTTCGCAACCGAATGCTCTTCAGGGCCACACCCGATGACATCACCAAAGGAGAGCCAATCATGAAAGAGGCTCTGAAGGAAG ttgAGACATTGCAGGTTCTGGTAAATGACAGTCTAGGAGCAGCGGTGCAGGATGGCGTATGTGCGGCGGGGCCCGTGACTTTGCCACGACGGGCGGAAACCTTCGGAGGCTTTGATAGTCACCAGATGAACATCTCAAAGAGTAAAG ATGGAGACAGAGAGGAGACGGAAGACTCGGCAGAGCTCCGCAGGACTGAGTCAGACAGCGTTCTAAAGAAG GCCAGCAACGCCAATCCCCTGCTACTCCTCAAGAGGAACAACGAG CAGGTTCTTCAGAGCGTCGCTCAGCTCCATGACCTGCTGAACACGTTACAG GCTGTTGTCATCCAGCAAGACACATTCATCGAGGACCAACGGCATGCCCTCAGCGAACGCCCCCTTCCCTCTTCACGCCACCCATCCGTCTCATCCCTTAACTCcatctcttcctcctcctcatcacgGCCCAGCTCACTTATTGAGCAGGAGAAACAGCGGAGCCTGGAGAAGCAGCGGCAAGAAGTGGCCAGCCTTCAAAAGCAGCAGGCCGCCCACGCCGAGGAGAGGAGGCGCAGGGAAAAAGAGTGGGAAGTGCGGGAACGGGAACTGGCCCAGAGGGAATCGCAGCTGCAGACCCAAGAGGACGAAACACAGAGAAGATGGAAGGAGCTGGAAGAGGACAAGCAAGACCTGCAGAGTAAAAAAGAAGAGTATCAGAGAGACCTGGCGCGGCTCAGAGACAGCCAGAAGAGActagagagagaacgagagcaAGTTCAGAGAGAGGCAGAGCAGATCAGACAAATGGAG GAGTTAAGGAAGAACCGGACCCCTTCCAGCATGTCTGAGGACTCTTCAAAGTTCCAGAGCACGGATTCATTGGAGCCCGACCCCTCAGAGGTGGAACTCTCCTCGTCTCCGTCTGCCAGAGACTTCCTGTCCCGCATGGACTCCAAACGCAAAGGGAAGAACCTCAATCCATTCTCCTCCAATTCAAGCCAGAAAGGCCAGAACAGCGAGGCGCAGAGCCAGATCCCCAGCCGCTTGCTACAGCTGGCCAAATCCAAGGAGAAGAaggacaagaagaagaagaagggaaAGGGGCAGCAGAGCCAGGCTGCAG ATTCTCCGAGCACTGTGGTTCCAGGCTCTACCCCGGACGGAGAGATCTTTTTCTGCTGA
- the LOC113043694 gene encoding A-kinase anchor protein 13-like isoform X6 — MCLCRQTFNLICHTFRPVHSLATLHQGCLRCVVGFYRRGRSLKIKNTGGLVEEKEKDKNKERERDAKDKEKRASNGHLFTAVMAVPTIPCQQCNKSINTRDAFLCTSCNAQVHKGCRESLPVCAKVKMKQKQQQTVPDSASTPGVTLRTLPARDRPWSAISIPDDQPAPLAPPRKSPSSVMSFNSNPLSKSMSINNIAGPMEDTPLKNLKFLSQSTDSLHKTCKVSESTESLTDEGTEMMDSQLMGEFEADVKDLEADSWSFTVDKKFLKPLKKDVIKRQDVIYELIQTEMHHVRTLKIMADVYSKGLLREVQLEAQTVEKMFPMLDDVLDLHTQFFSQLLERKKESGSHEEGGFVIRRIGDVLVSQFSGSSAERMKKVYGKFCSRHNEAVNFYKELHTKDKRFQAFIKKKMSSPVVRRLSIPECILLVTQRITKYPVLLQRILQHTNENEEDHADVTQGLKLVKEVIAAVDNKVNEHEKKKKLKEVYSRTDSKSIMRMKSGQMFAREDLLRGQKLIHDGQLQLKNSAGRLKDVQALLLRDVIVFLQEKDQKYIFASLDQRSTVISLQKLIVREVANEEKGLFLITAGIEKPEMVEVYTSSKEERNTWMQLIQEAMQSILSISSREGDDDEGVPSENEEDRRLQEIKVKELRDQLHKRDEQILTLLEEKVKLFRDMCDCGLPDETILRNRMLFRATPDDITKGEPIMKEALKEVETLQVLVNDSLGAAVQDGVCAAGPVTLPRRAETFGGFDSHQMNISKSKDGDREETEDSAELRRTESDSVLKKASNANPLLLLKRNNEQVLQSVAQLHDLLNTLQAVVIQQDTFIEDQRHALSERPLPSSRHPSVSSLNSISSSSSSRPSSLIEQEKQRSLEKQRQEVASLQKQQAAHAEERRRREKEWEVRERELAQRESQLQTQEDETQRRWKELEEDKQDLQSKKEEYQRDLARLRDSQKRLEREREQVQREAEQIRQMEELRKNRTPSSMSEDSSKFQSTDSLEPDPSEVELSSSPSARDFLSRMDSKRKGKNLNPFSSNSSQKGQNSEAQSQIPSRLLQLAKSKEKKDKKKKKGKGQQSQAADSPSTVVPGSTPDGEIFFC; from the exons gtTGCAATGCACAGGTACACAAAGGCTGCAGAGAGAGTCTTCCTGTTTGTGCCAAGGTCAAAATGAAG CAAAAACAGCAGCAGACCGTTCCAGATTCTGCTTCAACGCCTGGTGTCACGCTTAGAA CCCTGCCTGCACGGGATCGTCCGTGGTCTGCGATCTCCATTCCTGATGATCAACCCGCCCCTCTCGCCCCTCCTCGGAAAAGCCCCAGCAGTGTCATGTCTTTCAACAGTAACCCGCTGTCCAAGAGCATGTCCATTAATAACATTGCAGG ACCAATGGAAGACACTCCTCTAAAGAATCTGAAGTTTCTGTCCCAATCGACCGACTCTCTTCACAAGACCTGTAAAGTCAGTGAGTCCACAGAATCTCTTACTGATGAGG GTACAGAGATGATGGACAGTCAGTTGATGGGAGAGTTTGAAGCTGATGTCAAAGATCTGGAAGCAGATTCATGGAGTTTTACGGTGGACAAGAAATTCCTGAAACCACTTAAAAAGGATGTGATCAAGAGGCAAGATGTCATCTATG AACTCATCCAGACAGAAATGCACCATGTGAGGACCTTGAAGATCATGGCTGATGTTTACAGTAAAGGGCTACTTAGAGAGGTTCAACTGGAGGCCCAGACTGTAGAGAAGATGTTCCCCATGTTAGATGACGTTCTGGACTTGCACACACAGTTCTTCTCACAGCTTCTCGAAAGGAAGAAAGAGTCAGGCAGCCATGAAGAGGGTGGCTTTGTTATCCGAAGGATTGGTGATGTGCTGGTCTCTCAG TTCTCAGGTTCCAGTGCCGAAAGAATGAAGAAGGTCTATGGGAAGTTCTGCAGCAGACACAATGAAGCTGTGAACTTCTACAAGGAGCTTCACACCAAAGACAAACGTTTTCAAGCCTTCATTAAG AAAAAGATGAGCAGCCCAGTTGTCCGACGGCTAAGCATTCCTGAGTGTATATTGTTAGTCACACAACGAATAACAAAGTATCCTGTCTTACTACAGAGAATACTGCAGCACACGAATG AAAATGAAGAAGACCATGCAGATGTAACCCAGGGTCTGAAGTTGGTGAAGGAAGTGATTGCTGCCGTGGACAATAAAGTGAATGAGCATGAGAAGAAAAAGAAGCTAAAGGAAGTGTACAGCAGGACAGACAGCAAGTCTATTATGAGGATGAAAAGCGGGCAGATGTTTGCCAGGGAGGATCTGTTACGTGGGCAGAAGTTAATTCACGATGGGCAACTGCAGCTCAAGAATTCTGCGGGCAGACTCAAGG ATGTCCAGGCTTTGCTGCTGAGGGACGTGATTGTGTTCCTTCAGGAGAAAGACCAGAAATATATTTTCGCATCCTTg GACCAGCGCTCCACTGTCATCTCCCTGCAGAAACTCATTGTGAGGGAAGTAGCCAATGAGGAGAAAGGATTGTTCCTGATAACGGCAGGCATTGAGAAGCCTGAGATGGTAGAAGTATACACCAGCTCCAAGGAGGAGAGGAACACATGGATGCAGCTCATTCAGGAGGCCATGCAGTCAAT ACTCTCGATTTCCTCCAGGGagggtgatgatgatgaaggtgtgCCTAGTGAAAACGAAGAGGACAGAAGACTTCAAGAAATCAAAGTAAAGGAGTTGAGAG ATCAGCTGCATAAGAGGGATGAGCAGATCTTGACATTACTGGAGGAGAAAGTGAAGTTGTTCAGGGACATGTGTGACTGTGGCTTACCAGACGAGACCATCCTTCGCAACCGAATGCTCTTCAGGGCCACACCCGATGACATCACCAAAGGAGAGCCAATCATGAAAGAGGCTCTGAAGGAAG ttgAGACATTGCAGGTTCTGGTAAATGACAGTCTAGGAGCAGCGGTGCAGGATGGCGTATGTGCGGCGGGGCCCGTGACTTTGCCACGACGGGCGGAAACCTTCGGAGGCTTTGATAGTCACCAGATGAACATCTCAAAGAGTAAAG ATGGAGACAGAGAGGAGACGGAAGACTCGGCAGAGCTCCGCAGGACTGAGTCAGACAGCGTTCTAAAGAAG GCCAGCAACGCCAATCCCCTGCTACTCCTCAAGAGGAACAACGAG CAGGTTCTTCAGAGCGTCGCTCAGCTCCATGACCTGCTGAACACGTTACAG GCTGTTGTCATCCAGCAAGACACATTCATCGAGGACCAACGGCATGCCCTCAGCGAACGCCCCCTTCCCTCTTCACGCCACCCATCCGTCTCATCCCTTAACTCcatctcttcctcctcctcatcacgGCCCAGCTCACTTATTGAGCAGGAGAAACAGCGGAGCCTGGAGAAGCAGCGGCAAGAAGTGGCCAGCCTTCAAAAGCAGCAGGCCGCCCACGCCGAGGAGAGGAGGCGCAGGGAAAAAGAGTGGGAAGTGCGGGAACGGGAACTGGCCCAGAGGGAATCGCAGCTGCAGACCCAAGAGGACGAAACACAGAGAAGATGGAAGGAGCTGGAAGAGGACAAGCAAGACCTGCAGAGTAAAAAAGAAGAGTATCAGAGAGACCTGGCGCGGCTCAGAGACAGCCAGAAGAGActagagagagaacgagagcaAGTTCAGAGAGAGGCAGAGCAGATCAGACAAATGGAG GAGTTAAGGAAGAACCGGACCCCTTCCAGCATGTCTGAGGACTCTTCAAAGTTCCAGAGCACGGATTCATTGGAGCCCGACCCCTCAGAGGTGGAACTCTCCTCGTCTCCGTCTGCCAGAGACTTCCTGTCCCGCATGGACTCCAAACGCAAAGGGAAGAACCTCAATCCATTCTCCTCCAATTCAAGCCAGAAAGGCCAGAACAGCGAGGCGCAGAGCCAGATCCCCAGCCGCTTGCTACAGCTGGCCAAATCCAAGGAGAAGAaggacaagaagaagaagaagggaaAGGGGCAGCAGAGCCAGGCTGCAG ATTCTCCGAGCACTGTGGTTCCAGGCTCTACCCCGGACGGAGAGATCTTTTTCTGCTGA
- the LOC113043694 gene encoding A-kinase anchor protein 13-like isoform X8, producing the protein MSKKNKEKEKDKNKERERDAKDKEKRASNGHLFTAVMAVPTIPCQQCNKSINTRDAFLCTSCNAQVHKGCRESLPVCAKVKMKQQKQQQTVPDSASTPGVTLRSKTLPARDRPWSAISIPDDQPAPLAPPRKSPSSVMSFNSNPLSKSMSINNIAGPMEDTPLKNLKFLSQSTDSLHKTCKVSESTESLTDEGTEMMDSQLMGEFEADVKDLEADSWSFTVDKKFLKPLKKDVIKRQDVIYELIQTEMHHVRTLKIMADVYSKGLLREVQLEAQTVEKMFPMLDDVLDLHTQFFSQLLERKKESGSHEEGGFVIRRIGDVLVSQFSGSSAERMKKVYGKFCSRHNEAVNFYKELHTKDKRFQAFIKKKMSSPVVRRLSIPECILLVTQRITKYPVLLQRILQHTNENEEDHADVTQGLKLVKEVIAAVDNKVNEHEKKKKLKEVYSRTDSKSIMRMKSGQMFAREDLLRGQKLIHDGQLQLKNSAGRLKDVQALLLRDVIVFLQEKDQKYIFASLDQRSTVISLQKLIVREVANEEKGLFLITAGIEKPEMVEVYTSSKEERNTWMQLIQEAMQSILSISSREGDDDEGVPSENEEDRRLQEIKVKELRDQLHKRDEQILTLLEEKVKLFRDMCDCGLPDETILRNRMLFRATPDDITKGEPIMKEALKEVETLQVLVNDSLGAAVQDGVCAAGPVTLPRRAETFGGFDSHQMNISKSKDGDREETEDSAELRRTESDSVLKKASNANPLLLLKRNNEQVLQSVAQLHDLLNTLQAVVIQQDTFIEDQRHALSERPLPSSRHPSVSSLNSISSSSSSRPSSLIEQEKQRSLEKQRQEVASLQKQQAAHAEERRRREKEWEVRERELAQRESQLQTQEDETQRRWKELEEDKQDLQSKKEEYQRDLARLRDSQKRLEREREQVQREAEQIRQMEELRKNRTPSSMSEDSSKFQSTDSLEPDPSEVELSSSPSARDFLSRMDSKRKGKNLNPFSSNSSQKGQNSEAQSQIPSRLLQLAKSKEKKDKKKKKGKGQQSQAADSPSTVVPGSTPDGEIFFC; encoded by the exons gtTGCAATGCACAGGTACACAAAGGCTGCAGAGAGAGTCTTCCTGTTTGTGCCAAGGTCAAAATGAAG CAGCAAAAACAGCAGCAGACCGTTCCAGATTCTGCTTCAACGCCTGGTGTCACGCTTAGAAGTAAAA CCCTGCCTGCACGGGATCGTCCGTGGTCTGCGATCTCCATTCCTGATGATCAACCCGCCCCTCTCGCCCCTCCTCGGAAAAGCCCCAGCAGTGTCATGTCTTTCAACAGTAACCCGCTGTCCAAGAGCATGTCCATTAATAACATTGCAGG ACCAATGGAAGACACTCCTCTAAAGAATCTGAAGTTTCTGTCCCAATCGACCGACTCTCTTCACAAGACCTGTAAAGTCAGTGAGTCCACAGAATCTCTTACTGATGAGG GTACAGAGATGATGGACAGTCAGTTGATGGGAGAGTTTGAAGCTGATGTCAAAGATCTGGAAGCAGATTCATGGAGTTTTACGGTGGACAAGAAATTCCTGAAACCACTTAAAAAGGATGTGATCAAGAGGCAAGATGTCATCTATG AACTCATCCAGACAGAAATGCACCATGTGAGGACCTTGAAGATCATGGCTGATGTTTACAGTAAAGGGCTACTTAGAGAGGTTCAACTGGAGGCCCAGACTGTAGAGAAGATGTTCCCCATGTTAGATGACGTTCTGGACTTGCACACACAGTTCTTCTCACAGCTTCTCGAAAGGAAGAAAGAGTCAGGCAGCCATGAAGAGGGTGGCTTTGTTATCCGAAGGATTGGTGATGTGCTGGTCTCTCAG TTCTCAGGTTCCAGTGCCGAAAGAATGAAGAAGGTCTATGGGAAGTTCTGCAGCAGACACAATGAAGCTGTGAACTTCTACAAGGAGCTTCACACCAAAGACAAACGTTTTCAAGCCTTCATTAAG AAAAAGATGAGCAGCCCAGTTGTCCGACGGCTAAGCATTCCTGAGTGTATATTGTTAGTCACACAACGAATAACAAAGTATCCTGTCTTACTACAGAGAATACTGCAGCACACGAATG AAAATGAAGAAGACCATGCAGATGTAACCCAGGGTCTGAAGTTGGTGAAGGAAGTGATTGCTGCCGTGGACAATAAAGTGAATGAGCATGAGAAGAAAAAGAAGCTAAAGGAAGTGTACAGCAGGACAGACAGCAAGTCTATTATGAGGATGAAAAGCGGGCAGATGTTTGCCAGGGAGGATCTGTTACGTGGGCAGAAGTTAATTCACGATGGGCAACTGCAGCTCAAGAATTCTGCGGGCAGACTCAAGG ATGTCCAGGCTTTGCTGCTGAGGGACGTGATTGTGTTCCTTCAGGAGAAAGACCAGAAATATATTTTCGCATCCTTg GACCAGCGCTCCACTGTCATCTCCCTGCAGAAACTCATTGTGAGGGAAGTAGCCAATGAGGAGAAAGGATTGTTCCTGATAACGGCAGGCATTGAGAAGCCTGAGATGGTAGAAGTATACACCAGCTCCAAGGAGGAGAGGAACACATGGATGCAGCTCATTCAGGAGGCCATGCAGTCAAT ACTCTCGATTTCCTCCAGGGagggtgatgatgatgaaggtgtgCCTAGTGAAAACGAAGAGGACAGAAGACTTCAAGAAATCAAAGTAAAGGAGTTGAGAG ATCAGCTGCATAAGAGGGATGAGCAGATCTTGACATTACTGGAGGAGAAAGTGAAGTTGTTCAGGGACATGTGTGACTGTGGCTTACCAGACGAGACCATCCTTCGCAACCGAATGCTCTTCAGGGCCACACCCGATGACATCACCAAAGGAGAGCCAATCATGAAAGAGGCTCTGAAGGAAG ttgAGACATTGCAGGTTCTGGTAAATGACAGTCTAGGAGCAGCGGTGCAGGATGGCGTATGTGCGGCGGGGCCCGTGACTTTGCCACGACGGGCGGAAACCTTCGGAGGCTTTGATAGTCACCAGATGAACATCTCAAAGAGTAAAG ATGGAGACAGAGAGGAGACGGAAGACTCGGCAGAGCTCCGCAGGACTGAGTCAGACAGCGTTCTAAAGAAG GCCAGCAACGCCAATCCCCTGCTACTCCTCAAGAGGAACAACGAG CAGGTTCTTCAGAGCGTCGCTCAGCTCCATGACCTGCTGAACACGTTACAG GCTGTTGTCATCCAGCAAGACACATTCATCGAGGACCAACGGCATGCCCTCAGCGAACGCCCCCTTCCCTCTTCACGCCACCCATCCGTCTCATCCCTTAACTCcatctcttcctcctcctcatcacgGCCCAGCTCACTTATTGAGCAGGAGAAACAGCGGAGCCTGGAGAAGCAGCGGCAAGAAGTGGCCAGCCTTCAAAAGCAGCAGGCCGCCCACGCCGAGGAGAGGAGGCGCAGGGAAAAAGAGTGGGAAGTGCGGGAACGGGAACTGGCCCAGAGGGAATCGCAGCTGCAGACCCAAGAGGACGAAACACAGAGAAGATGGAAGGAGCTGGAAGAGGACAAGCAAGACCTGCAGAGTAAAAAAGAAGAGTATCAGAGAGACCTGGCGCGGCTCAGAGACAGCCAGAAGAGActagagagagaacgagagcaAGTTCAGAGAGAGGCAGAGCAGATCAGACAAATGGAG GAGTTAAGGAAGAACCGGACCCCTTCCAGCATGTCTGAGGACTCTTCAAAGTTCCAGAGCACGGATTCATTGGAGCCCGACCCCTCAGAGGTGGAACTCTCCTCGTCTCCGTCTGCCAGAGACTTCCTGTCCCGCATGGACTCCAAACGCAAAGGGAAGAACCTCAATCCATTCTCCTCCAATTCAAGCCAGAAAGGCCAGAACAGCGAGGCGCAGAGCCAGATCCCCAGCCGCTTGCTACAGCTGGCCAAATCCAAGGAGAAGAaggacaagaagaagaagaagggaaAGGGGCAGCAGAGCCAGGCTGCAG ATTCTCCGAGCACTGTGGTTCCAGGCTCTACCCCGGACGGAGAGATCTTTTTCTGCTGA